A window of the Polaribacter batillariae genome harbors these coding sequences:
- a CDS encoding cation:proton antiporter, protein MDYFLIATVLIVLSAIFGYINTKFLKLPTTIGLMLITIVFTLAVFALSYFDDTLLMKERELITSIDFKTILLDVMLSFLLFAGALHTNFQQLKIQRKPVLIFATLGTVVSTFLAGIFVFYVLKLIQFEVDFIYCLLFGALISPTDPIAVLGIMKKVGAPKNLETKIVGESLFNDGVGVVIFLTIYQIAKGGVEVSVGHIAELFLVEVVGGIILGLLIGWITYRLLKSIDEYDTEVIITLAAVMGGTLIAQKLHVSAPLAMVTAGLIVGTDTVRKTSMSVITEQYVDKFWELIDVLLNTILFVMIGMEILVLTLEATYILAGFIIIPVLLLARYISLLLPIKLYAKKLGFVPKTNLIMTWGGLRGGISIALALSLTTSMERDLFLVITYIVVVFSILVQGLTVGKLIKKYAKETEAIAH, encoded by the coding sequence ATGGATTATTTTTTAATTGCAACAGTTTTAATTGTATTATCGGCCATTTTTGGGTATATAAATACGAAGTTTCTAAAACTGCCCACCACAATTGGTTTAATGCTAATAACCATCGTTTTTACCTTGGCTGTTTTTGCGTTGAGTTATTTTGATGATACGCTTTTAATGAAAGAAAGAGAATTAATAACAAGCATCGATTTTAAAACAATATTGCTAGACGTAATGTTAAGCTTTTTGTTGTTTGCAGGAGCTTTGCATACCAATTTTCAGCAATTAAAAATACAGCGAAAACCGGTTTTAATTTTTGCCACTTTAGGAACTGTAGTTTCTACTTTTTTGGCAGGAATTTTTGTTTTTTATGTGTTAAAGTTAATTCAGTTTGAGGTCGATTTTATCTACTGTTTATTATTTGGAGCGTTAATTTCGCCAACAGACCCAATTGCTGTTTTAGGAATTATGAAAAAAGTAGGAGCACCTAAAAACTTAGAAACAAAAATTGTTGGCGAATCTCTTTTTAACGATGGAGTAGGCGTTGTAATTTTCTTAACGATTTATCAAATAGCAAAAGGTGGCGTAGAAGTTTCTGTAGGCCATATTGCAGAGTTATTTTTAGTAGAAGTCGTTGGAGGCATTATTTTAGGATTGTTAATTGGTTGGATTACTTACAGGCTGTTAAAAAGTATCGACGAATATGATACTGAGGTAATTATAACTTTAGCGGCTGTTATGGGAGGAACATTAATTGCACAAAAACTACATGTTTCTGCACCTTTGGCAATGGTAACTGCAGGCTTAATTGTAGGTACAGATACGGTTCGAAAAACTTCTATGAGTGTAATTACAGAGCAATATGTAGATAAGTTTTGGGAGCTAATAGATGTACTTTTAAACACCATTCTTTTTGTAATGATTGGAATGGAAATTTTGGTTTTAACTTTAGAGGCAACGTATATTTTAGCTGGTTTTATTATAATTCCTGTATTGCTTTTAGCAAGATATATTTCTTTGTTATTGCCCATAAAACTCTATGCGAAAAAGTTAGGTTTTGTGCCAAAAACTAATTTAATTATGACCTGGGGAGGTTTGCGAGGCGGAATTTCAATTGCATTGGCATTAAGTCTTACAACGAGTATGGAACGTGATTTGTTTTTAGTAATTACCTATATCGTTGTTGTTTTTTCGATATTAGTACAAGGGTTAACAGTGGGTAAATTAATTAAGAAATACGCAAAAGAAACAGAAGCTATAGCGCATTAA
- a CDS encoding DinB family protein — MKKQFDILRKSRALTLKTIEGLTLEQLHKIPEGFKNNIVWNIAHLVVTQQLLHYKLSGLNCLCPDELIETHRKGTFPTKNFTQEEFNEVLELFTGLPDTLEEDYEAGIFENYKEYTTSTGVVLDAMDMAIPFNNYHEGLHVGIIFSIKKFI, encoded by the coding sequence ATGAAGAAACAATTTGATATTCTAAGAAAATCGAGAGCTTTAACATTAAAAACCATTGAAGGTTTAACTTTAGAGCAGCTACATAAAATTCCTGAGGGTTTTAAAAATAATATTGTCTGGAATATTGCACATTTAGTGGTTACCCAGCAATTATTACACTATAAATTATCTGGCTTAAACTGTTTATGCCCAGATGAATTAATAGAAACTCACAGAAAAGGAACCTTTCCAACCAAAAACTTTACCCAAGAAGAATTTAATGAGGTTTTAGAACTTTTTACAGGTTTGCCAGATACTTTAGAAGAAGACTATGAAGCTGGTATTTTCGAGAATTACAAAGAATATACTACAAGTACTGGAGTTGTTTTAGACGCTATGGATATGGCAATTCCTTTTAACAATTACCATGAAGGTTTGCATGTAGGAATTATTTTTTCAATCAAAAAATTTATATAA
- a CDS encoding arsenate reductase family protein, which yields MKKVYFLQTCDTCRRILKEIPTEGFERQEIKTNPVNVAQLEEMYQLSGSYEALFNKRAKLYKSMDLKNLTLSEADYRQFILDEYTFLKRPVFIVDNEIFIGNSKKVVEELKNKIGR from the coding sequence ATGAAGAAAGTCTATTTTTTGCAAACTTGTGATACCTGTAGAAGAATTTTAAAAGAAATACCTACAGAGGGTTTCGAACGCCAAGAAATCAAAACAAACCCTGTAAATGTTGCTCAATTAGAAGAAATGTACCAACTTTCTGGAAGTTATGAAGCCTTGTTTAACAAACGAGCAAAATTGTACAAGTCCATGGATTTAAAAAATCTAACGTTATCGGAAGCAGATTACAGGCAATTTATTTTAGATGAATATACTTTCTTAAAACGACCCGTTTTTATTGTGGATAATGAAATTTTTATTGGAAATAGTAAAAAAGTGGTGGAGGAATTAAAAAATAAAATAGGCAGATAA
- a CDS encoding glycosyltransferase family 4 protein, whose translation MKPVLIHTHFHKRRTGVTRSIENVFPFFSNEYEAYIYGNTAKGTNISFAKLKKILFTKREIVVHCHRNNEIIRMLIFRALGAKFKLVATRHAESKPSNLTLKLLKSADQVITLIQSMSDSLGVENTIIGHGVNVNEFVPKENVSLKNIWQEHIILCVGRVRKTKGQVVLLEASKVLKEHKNWALVIVGKVDKPAFLTELKAISKKHSIENQVYFINETEEIVSYYQASKIFVSPSFSEGFSLVTAEAMSCGCSVIATKNVGVHSELIQDKKDGYLFEAGNIVALETILQQKIKGALPLLGSQARETILKNWSVKKEAENLIEVYQSN comes from the coding sequence TTGAAACCCGTTTTAATTCATACCCATTTTCACAAAAGAAGAACTGGAGTTACTAGAAGTATCGAAAATGTTTTTCCTTTTTTTTCCAACGAGTATGAAGCTTATATTTATGGAAATACCGCAAAAGGCACCAACATTTCTTTTGCTAAATTAAAGAAAATTCTCTTTACGAAAAGAGAAATTGTAGTGCATTGCCATAGAAACAACGAAATTATTCGAATGCTTATTTTTAGAGCTTTGGGGGCAAAATTTAAGTTGGTTGCTACACGTCATGCAGAATCTAAACCTTCGAATCTTACTTTAAAATTATTAAAAAGTGCAGACCAAGTAATTACACTTATACAATCGATGAGCGACAGTTTAGGAGTTGAAAATACCATTATTGGTCATGGAGTAAATGTAAATGAATTTGTACCGAAAGAAAATGTTTCTCTAAAAAATATTTGGCAAGAACATATTATTTTGTGTGTAGGTAGAGTTAGAAAAACAAAAGGGCAAGTTGTTTTATTAGAAGCTTCTAAAGTTCTAAAAGAACATAAAAATTGGGCTTTGGTAATTGTTGGTAAAGTCGATAAACCGGCTTTTTTAACAGAATTAAAAGCAATTTCCAAAAAACATTCTATAGAAAATCAAGTTTATTTTATTAATGAAACTGAAGAGATTGTTTCTTATTACCAAGCGTCGAAAATTTTCGTTTCACCTAGTTTTTCTGAAGGATTTTCTTTAGTAACTGCAGAAGCCATGTCTTGTGGATGCTCTGTAATTGCTACTAAAAATGTTGGAGTTCATTCAGAATTAATTCAAGATAAAAAAGATGGTTATTTATTCGAAGCAGGAAATATAGTTGCATTAGAAACCATTCTTCAGCAAAAAATAAAAGGAGCATTGCCACTTTTAGGAAGCCAAGCCAGAGAAACAATTCTTAAAAATTGGAGTGTTAAAAAAGAAGCAGAAAATTTAATAGAAGTTTATCAATCAAATTAA
- a CDS encoding thymidine kinase, producing MFLENTVNHTEQFGWIEIICGSMFSGKTEELIRRLKRAQFAKQRVEIFKPALDTRYDEEEVVSHNDNRIRSTPVPVSSNIRLLANDVDVVGIDEAQFFDDEIVAVCNDLANRGIRVIVAGLDMDFKGNPFGPMPALMATAEYVTKVHAVCTHTGNLAHYSFRKAKNDKIVMLGETQEYEPLSRAAYYRALQKQKAASVSSKNNETSNSKKNPENVRKSAADTEIN from the coding sequence ATGTTTCTCGAAAATACAGTAAATCATACAGAACAATTTGGTTGGATAGAAATAATTTGCGGTTCTATGTTTTCTGGTAAGACAGAAGAATTAATAAGACGTTTAAAACGTGCTCAATTCGCAAAACAGCGTGTAGAAATTTTTAAACCTGCCTTAGACACACGTTATGATGAAGAGGAAGTGGTTTCTCATAACGATAACAGAATTCGCTCTACTCCAGTGCCTGTTTCATCTAACATAAGACTTTTAGCAAACGATGTAGATGTTGTTGGTATTGACGAAGCGCAGTTTTTCGACGATGAAATTGTAGCTGTTTGTAACGATCTGGCAAATAGAGGTATTCGTGTAATTGTGGCTGGTTTAGACATGGATTTTAAAGGAAATCCTTTTGGCCCAATGCCAGCTTTAATGGCTACTGCAGAGTATGTTACAAAAGTGCATGCAGTTTGTACACATACAGGAAATTTAGCACATTATAGTTTTAGAAAAGCAAAAAACGATAAAATTGTAATGTTGGGCGAAACACAAGAATACGAACCTTTGAGTAGAGCTGCTTATTACAGAGCATTGCAAAAACAAAAAGCAGCTTCTGTTTCTTCAAAAAATAATGAAACTTCTAATTCTAAAAAGAACCCAGAAAACGTTCGAAAAAGCGCCGCTGATACCGAAATAAATTAA
- the alr gene encoding alanine racemase, with the protein MNNHVTVLEIDGNALEHNLNYFKKKLNPETKVLAVVKAFGYGSDAVQVAQFLEDKVDYFAVAYTHEGIALREAGIKTPILVLHPQIPNLQSIVDYRLEPNLYHFKIFDAFLKLADEIPLMNYPIHIKFNTGLNRLGFWHTDVPKIIAELKETNHVNVQSLFSHLAASEDLEEQDFSINQINNFAYIAQQFYKHLGYEPMLHILNTSGVVNYAKAQFDMVRIGIGLYGFGNDQKETAQLKNTHHLKSIISQIHFIKPGETVGYNRAFVAKKPSKTATIPIGHADGLSRKLGNKKGYVLINNQKAPIIGNVCMDMIMVNVTKIDCKEGDEVIVFNHQNTIQHIANVSETIVYETLTAISQRVKRVLKK; encoded by the coding sequence ATGAATAATCACGTAACCGTTTTAGAAATCGATGGAAATGCTTTAGAGCACAACTTAAATTATTTTAAGAAAAAATTAAACCCAGAAACCAAAGTTTTGGCAGTTGTAAAAGCTTTTGGTTATGGAAGCGATGCTGTGCAAGTTGCCCAATTTTTAGAAGACAAAGTCGATTATTTTGCGGTTGCTTATACGCACGAGGGTATTGCGCTTCGTGAAGCCGGTATTAAAACACCTATCTTGGTTTTACATCCGCAAATTCCAAATTTACAGTCGATTGTAGATTATCGATTGGAACCCAACTTGTATCATTTTAAAATTTTCGATGCTTTTTTAAAATTAGCAGACGAAATTCCACTGATGAATTATCCCATTCATATTAAATTTAATACAGGATTAAACAGGCTAGGTTTTTGGCATACAGATGTTCCTAAAATTATTGCTGAATTAAAAGAAACCAATCATGTAAACGTACAGTCTTTATTTTCTCATTTGGCCGCAAGTGAAGATTTAGAAGAGCAAGATTTTTCTATCAATCAAATTAATAATTTTGCATACATAGCGCAACAATTTTACAAGCATTTAGGTTACGAACCCATGTTGCATATTTTAAATACTTCTGGCGTTGTAAATTATGCGAAAGCACAGTTCGATATGGTTCGAATTGGTATTGGTTTGTACGGTTTTGGAAATGACCAAAAAGAAACTGCACAACTTAAAAATACACATCATTTAAAATCGATTATTTCTCAAATTCATTTCATAAAACCAGGAGAAACTGTGGGTTATAACAGAGCTTTTGTGGCTAAAAAACCAAGTAAAACAGCTACCATTCCTATTGGTCATGCAGACGGCTTGTCTAGAAAACTAGGCAATAAAAAGGGCTACGTTTTAATAAATAACCAAAAAGCACCCATTATTGGTAATGTTTGTATGGACATGATTATGGTAAATGTTACTAAAATCGATTGTAAAGAAGGCGATGAGGTAATTGTTTTTAATCATCAAAATACAATACAACATATTGCAAATGTTTCTGAAACAATTGTGTACGAAACACTAACTGCGATTTCACAACGTGTTAAAAGAGTGTTAAAGAAATAA
- the mscL gene encoding large-conductance mechanosensitive channel protein MscL — protein sequence MLKEFKEFAMKGNLVDIAVGFVMGAAFKQVVTSFTGGIVSPLIGLIFNTDFKDLKWVVKEGVADDAGKVAGEVAILYGDFLTNVIDFIIVAFVMFLIVKGVNATKKKEEPAPEEPKGPTQEELLEQIRDLLAKQK from the coding sequence ATGCTTAAAGAATTTAAAGAATTTGCAATGAAGGGAAACCTTGTGGACATTGCTGTAGGTTTTGTAATGGGTGCTGCTTTTAAACAAGTGGTAACTTCTTTTACTGGAGGAATTGTTTCTCCGTTAATCGGTTTAATCTTTAATACAGATTTTAAAGACTTAAAGTGGGTTGTAAAAGAAGGTGTTGCAGATGACGCTGGCAAAGTAGCAGGAGAAGTTGCTATTTTGTACGGAGATTTCTTAACCAACGTAATCGATTTTATTATTGTTGCTTTTGTAATGTTCTTAATTGTAAAAGGTGTAAATGCCACTAAAAAGAAAGAAGAGCCAGCACCTGAAGAACCAAAAGGACCAACTCAAGAAGAATTATTAGAACAAATTAGAGATTTGTTAGCTAAACAAAAATAA
- a CDS encoding RNA polymerase sigma factor — translation MKHLTDEEIMLQIANGKLELLSILFNRYHVRIYNYFNKMVQNKMVSEDLTQDVFLKVIKYKASYKKGNFTAWIYTIARNIFSTHYQKIKKERSNIINDDKLEANETLVSESKQEELDHLQKALLKLSNSDRELIVMHRFQEIKYEQIAQIVGSNENAVKVKVHRALKKLKEIYFQTAI, via the coding sequence TTGAAACATTTAACTGACGAGGAAATTATGTTACAAATTGCCAATGGCAAATTAGAATTATTATCAATTCTGTTTAACAGATACCATGTACGTATTTATAACTATTTCAACAAAATGGTACAAAATAAAATGGTTAGTGAAGATTTAACGCAAGATGTTTTCTTAAAAGTAATCAAATACAAAGCATCTTATAAAAAAGGAAATTTTACAGCTTGGATATATACAATTGCACGCAATATATTTTCAACTCATTATCAAAAAATAAAAAAAGAACGTTCTAATATAATTAATGATGATAAATTAGAAGCCAATGAAACCTTAGTTTCTGAAAGCAAACAAGAAGAGTTAGACCATTTACAGAAAGCGTTGTTAAAATTATCTAATTCTGATAGAGAATTAATTGTAATGCATCGTTTTCAAGAGATAAAATACGAGCAAATTGCACAAATTGTTGGTAGTAATGAAAATGCCGTAAAGGTAAAAGTACACAGAGCTTTAAAGAAATTAAAAGAAATATATTTTCAAACAGCGATATGA
- a CDS encoding zf-HC2 domain-containing protein, which translates to MKKCSEIQENLSEYIEGSLLEVANSNIKKHLNTCDACQKEFNEMKSFLSLLDEQEIDYPSTNLKTSFEKMLATEIKNRQPKVVQLQPKEDWKSFIKVAASIAIVISAFLFGKYQSNISRIANVKEENKQDVLTMLENNSASKRILAVTNAEEFSNKDTKIIQAIINRLFFDKNVNVRLAAAETLSKFSSEKIVRDALIKSLETEKNASVQIELIQVLAKIQEKRAIKPMEKILANDQTPDFVKQEVQINLSTLL; encoded by the coding sequence ATGAAGAAATGTAGCGAAATACAAGAAAATTTATCAGAATATATAGAAGGTTCTTTATTAGAAGTTGCAAATTCTAATATTAAAAAACACCTAAATACTTGTGATGCTTGTCAAAAAGAATTCAATGAAATGAAATCATTTTTATCTCTGTTAGATGAGCAAGAAATCGATTATCCCTCAACAAATTTAAAAACTAGTTTCGAAAAAATGTTAGCCACTGAGATTAAAAACAGGCAACCAAAAGTTGTGCAGTTGCAACCAAAAGAAGATTGGAAATCGTTTATAAAAGTTGCTGCAAGTATTGCCATTGTAATTAGTGCTTTTTTGTTTGGAAAATATCAATCTAACATTTCTAGAATTGCCAATGTAAAAGAAGAAAACAAACAAGATGTGTTAACTATGTTAGAAAATAACTCTGCCAGTAAACGAATTTTAGCAGTTACCAATGCAGAAGAGTTCTCTAATAAAGACACCAAAATTATTCAAGCCATTATTAACCGATTGTTTTTTGATAAAAATGTAAATGTACGTTTGGCTGCAGCAGAAACGTTGTCTAAATTTTCATCAGAAAAAATTGTGAGAGATGCTTTAATTAAATCGTTAGAAACAGAAAAAAACGCCTCAGTTCAAATAGAATTGATTCAGGTTTTAGCAAAAATTCAAGAAAAAAGAGCTATAAAACCCATGGAAAAAATCCTTGCAAATGACCAAACACCTGACTTTGTAAAACAAGAAGTTCAAATCAATTTATCTACATTATTATAA
- a CDS encoding DUF4097 family beta strand repeat-containing protein, translating into MKRYLFFIGLLLTFSNLTAQKKVTKTIESKNVENVYVHVKFANNIIVKNWNKNEVSVEATVNLDDNEHNDYFTLKADKVGKMLKINSDYGDYFKKYRSYYSHKHSHKDEDKNTKKEDNDCHTHSRNNNVNYVIYVPKKIELKIKSISGNVATENYTGILNLNLISGNITVKKHSKDMHLKTISGDIDIFISDAKFEAKTLTGGIYSDLDIDFNQNKKKTSYGSKIVATIKKGTASLKLNTISGDIFLRKI; encoded by the coding sequence ATGAAAAGATATCTCTTCTTCATAGGATTACTATTGACTTTTAGTAACCTAACAGCGCAAAAAAAAGTAACCAAAACTATAGAAAGTAAGAACGTAGAAAATGTTTATGTTCATGTAAAATTTGCCAATAATATTATTGTAAAAAATTGGAACAAAAACGAAGTTTCTGTAGAAGCTACTGTAAATTTAGATGATAACGAACACAACGATTATTTTACTCTAAAGGCAGATAAAGTAGGCAAAATGTTAAAAATAAACTCAGATTATGGAGATTATTTTAAGAAATACAGAAGCTATTACAGTCATAAGCATTCTCATAAAGACGAAGATAAAAACACTAAAAAAGAGGATAACGATTGCCATACCCACAGTCGTAATAACAATGTAAACTATGTTATTTATGTTCCTAAAAAAATAGAACTAAAAATAAAAAGTATTTCTGGAAATGTAGCAACCGAAAATTATACAGGAATCTTAAATCTTAATTTAATTAGCGGAAATATTACTGTTAAAAAACACTCAAAAGACATGCATTTAAAAACCATTAGTGGAGACATAGACATCTTTATTTCTGATGCAAAATTTGAAGCCAAAACCTTAACTGGTGGTATCTATTCTGATTTAGATATCGATTTTAATCAGAATAAAAAGAAAACAAGTTATGGTTCTAAAATTGTTGCTACTATAAAAAAAGGAACAGCATCTTTAAAGCTAAATACCATCAGTGGAGATATATTTCTTAGAAAAATTTAA
- a CDS encoding IS256 family transposase: protein MKPEDLLNEEFLKQFKTGSELTSFIEQLHKRGVEKILEGELDAHLDYDKHQKSNNPNSRNGYGTKTIKTHLGETKIKVPRDRDATFNPMLIKKRESTADGVENLIISLYAKGMSTTDIEEQIRELYDYNISSSAISRITDKITADIIAWKNRPLEATYLIVWMDGIVFKVRENSKVINKTIYIAVGLRVDGKKEVLGLWLGKNESSSFWMSVLTDIKARGTQDILITATDNLNGFTDTIKTIFPNSVTQICVVHQIRNSCKYVVWKDKKAFTRDMKQIYTAPTKEAAKAALEDFKNKWNSKYSYAIKSWENNWDELTVFFDFPLEIRTIIYTTNLIENLNGKIRKYTKNKLSYPTDDAVIKSVFLALRESTKKWTLPIRNWGIILNQFLAIFENRIKL, encoded by the coding sequence ATGAAACCAGAAGATTTATTAAACGAAGAATTTTTAAAACAATTTAAAACAGGTTCAGAACTAACCAGTTTTATAGAACAACTGCACAAACGTGGTGTAGAAAAGATTTTAGAAGGCGAATTAGATGCACATTTAGATTACGATAAGCATCAAAAAAGCAACAATCCTAATTCACGAAATGGCTATGGCACCAAGACCATAAAGACGCATTTAGGAGAAACTAAAATAAAAGTTCCAAGAGATCGCGATGCTACTTTCAATCCAATGCTTATTAAAAAGCGAGAAAGTACTGCAGATGGAGTTGAAAACCTGATTATTTCTTTATATGCCAAAGGAATGAGTACTACAGATATCGAAGAACAAATACGAGAATTGTATGATTATAACATCTCTAGTTCAGCCATTTCTAGAATCACAGATAAAATTACAGCTGACATTATTGCTTGGAAAAATAGACCTTTAGAAGCTACTTATCTGATTGTATGGATGGATGGCATCGTTTTTAAGGTTCGTGAAAACTCCAAAGTCATCAATAAAACAATTTACATTGCTGTTGGTCTTAGAGTAGATGGTAAAAAAGAAGTTTTAGGACTTTGGTTAGGAAAAAACGAATCTTCCTCTTTTTGGATGAGCGTTTTAACCGACATAAAAGCCAGAGGAACACAAGACATTTTAATTACAGCAACTGATAATTTAAACGGATTTACAGACACCATTAAAACTATTTTTCCCAATTCAGTAACACAAATATGTGTGGTTCATCAAATCAGAAACTCTTGTAAATATGTAGTCTGGAAAGATAAAAAAGCCTTTACAAGAGATATGAAGCAAATCTATACAGCTCCTACAAAAGAAGCAGCAAAAGCAGCCTTAGAAGACTTTAAAAATAAATGGAACTCTAAATATTCTTATGCCATTAAATCATGGGAAAACAATTGGGATGAACTCACTGTTTTCTTCGATTTCCCATTAGAAATCAGAACCATTATTTATACCACAAATTTGATAGAAAACTTAAATGGGAAAATTAGAAAATACACTAAAAACAAACTCTCATATCCAACAGATGATGCTGTAATTAAATCCGTATTTTTAGCTTTGAGAGAATCAACAAAAAAATGGACATTGCCTATTAGAAATTGGGGTATCATTCTTAACCAATTTTTGGCTATATTTGAAAACAGGATTAAACTATGA
- a CDS encoding RluA family pseudouridine synthase — MAEFWWGISPNSAIRKHKNFYPACQSRCKPILKHMLAGIKMDENPFTKEIFIDKKLEIIFEDEVLIVVNKPAEFLSVPGKEISDSVYSRIKAKYPEAKGPLIVHRLDMSTSGILLLTKTKEAHKILQSQFINRTVKKRYVALLDGNLLANKGKIKLPLRVDLDDRPKQLVCYEHGKNAETLWEVIERKDNKTRVYFYPITGRTHQLRVHAAHKNGLNLPIVGDDLYGKKQNRLHLHAEFIEFLHPNTNEKMSFRMAPDF, encoded by the coding sequence ATGGCAGAATTTTGGTGGGGTATTTCGCCAAATTCTGCCATTAGAAAACATAAAAATTTTTATCCTGCTTGCCAAAGTAGATGCAAACCTATTTTAAAACATATGTTAGCAGGAATTAAAATGGACGAAAACCCATTCACTAAAGAAATTTTTATAGATAAAAAATTAGAAATTATTTTTGAAGACGAGGTTTTAATTGTTGTAAATAAACCTGCAGAGTTTTTATCGGTTCCTGGAAAAGAAATTAGCGACTCTGTTTATTCTCGAATTAAAGCAAAATATCCAGAAGCAAAGGGTCCTTTAATTGTACATAGATTAGACATGTCCACTTCTGGTATTTTATTATTGACCAAAACCAAAGAAGCTCATAAAATTTTACAAAGTCAGTTTATCAATAGAACTGTTAAAAAACGCTACGTTGCTTTGTTAGATGGTAATTTATTAGCAAATAAAGGAAAAATAAAATTGCCTTTGCGTGTAGATTTAGATGACAGACCAAAACAATTGGTTTGTTACGAACATGGAAAAAATGCAGAAACCCTTTGGGAAGTAATTGAAAGAAAAGACAATAAAACGCGTGTTTATTTTTATCCAATAACGGGTAGAACGCATCAACTTCGCGTGCATGCTGCCCATAAAAACGGTTTAAATTTGCCCATAGTTGGCGACGATTTGTATGGAAAAAAACAAAACAGATTGCATTTACATGCAGAATTTATAGAGTTTTTACATCCAAATACTAATGAAAAAATGAGCTTTAGGATGGCACCAGATTTTTAA